A genomic region of Arvicola amphibius chromosome X, mArvAmp1.2, whole genome shotgun sequence contains the following coding sequences:
- the Tex13b gene encoding testis-expressed protein 13B, with product MNPEDPSSGFRHGKVLTFINEQMSKQPEGPTFYQENLTLSWEEVEEKLRILLEDNEMPSPAQEACAWGGLALGVRFAWRQGHLQRRRVQWLHDFASLHRSAAHALASDLKKLTDQQEMERKEAAFQLQLAHTKLAEVQRERDLMRLKLLHARFATPLRILKLCQHQMQTRTSVTVQPLKRMLP from the exons ATGAATCCCGAGGATCCCTCTAGCGGGTTCCGGCATGGCAAGGTGTTAACGTTCATCAACGAGCAAATGTCCAAACAACCAGAAGGTCCCACATTCTACCAAGAGAACCTGACCCTGtcctgggaggaggtggaagaaaaGCTCCGAATCCTCCTGGAGGATAACGAGATGCCTAGCCCGGCTCAGGAAGCCTGTGCTTGGGGTGGCCTGGCCCTGGGTGTTCGCTTCGCTTGGAGGCAAGGCCACTTGCAAAGGCGCCGAGTGCAGTGGCTGCACGACTTCGCCTCCCTGCACCGGTCAGCGGCACATGCCTTGGCATCAGACCTGAAGAAGCTCACAGACCAGCAAGAGATGGAGCGCAAGGAGGCGGCCTTCCAGCTTCAGCTGGCCCATACCAAACTGGCGGAGGTGCAGAGAGAGCGGGACCTGATGAGACTGAAGCTCCTACACGCA AG ATTTGCCACCCCTCTGAGAATTCTgaaattatgccagcaccagATGCAAACAAGGACTTCTGTGACTGTACAGCCTCTTAAGAGAATGCTTCCATAG
- the LOC119805352 gene encoding LOW QUALITY PROTEIN: Y-box-binding protein 3-like (The sequence of the model RefSeq protein was modified relative to this genomic sequence to represent the inferred CDS: inserted 1 base in 1 codon; deleted 1 base in 1 codon): MSEAGEATTDGTTLPQAAATAPKSPAXAARPRAPAPAALLAGSHGGNAAPAGSEDAEKKVLATKVLSTVKWFNVRNGYGFISRNDTKEDVFVHQTAIKKNNPRKYLRSVGDGETVEFDVVEGEKGAEAANVTGPNGVPVEGSRYAADRWRLYRRGYYGRRCGPPVITLGEEEEEGSGSSEGFEPPATDGQFSGARNQLRHPQYRPPYRQRRFPPYHVGQTFDHRSGVFPHPNRMQAGEIGEMKEGVPEGAQLQVHRNPTYRPRFRRGPARPRPAPAIGEAEDKENQQAANGPKQPSAHREFRRPYNYQRHPCPLNTVSQDGKETKAGEAATENPAPAMEQSSA; the protein is encoded by the exons ATGAGTGAGGCAGGCGAGGCCACCACCGACGGCACCACGCTCCCGCAGGCCGCGGCCACCGCGCCCAAGAGCCCGG CGGCGGCGCGCCCCAGGGCCCCGGCGCCCGCTGCTCTGCTCGCGGGGAGCCATGGCGGAAACGCAGCCCCCGCGGGCAGCGAGGACGCGGAGAAGAAAGTTCTCGCCACCAAAGTCCTTAGCACTGTCAAATGGTTCAACGTCAGAAATGGATATGGATTTATAAGTCGAAATGACACCAAAGAAGATGTGTTTGTACACCAGACCGCCATCAAGAAGAATAATCCACGCAAGTATCTGCGCAGTGTGGGAGATGGAGAAACTGTAGAGTTTGATGTGGTTGAAGGAGAAAAGGGTGCTGAAGCAGCAAATGTGACTGGTCCAAATGGAGTTCCTGTAGAAGGGAGTCGTTATGCTGCTGATCGGTGGCGCCTCTACAGACGCGGCTACTATGGCAGACGCTGTGGACCTCCCGTAATTacgctggga gaggaggaggaggaagggagcgGCAGCAGTGAAGGATTTGAACCCCCTGCCACAGATGGGCAGTTCTCTGGGGCCAGGAATCAGCTGCGCCATCCCCAGTATCGCCCTCCATACCGGCAGCGGCGTTTTCCGCCTTACCACGTGGGACAGACCTTTGACCATCGCTCAGGGGTCTTTCCCCATCCCAACAGAATGCAAGCTGGTGAGATTggtgagatgaaggaaggagtCCCTGAGGGAGCACAGCTCCAGGTTCATCGGAATCCAACTTACCGCCCAAGGTTCCGCAGGGGACCTGCTCGCCCACGACCTGCCCCTGCTATTGGAGAGGCTGAAGATAAAGAGAATCAGCAAGCTGCCAATGGCCCGAAACAGCCATCTGCCCACCGTGAATTCCGACGCCCCTACAACTATCAGCGCCACCCCTGTCCCCTGAACACTGTTTCACAAGATGGCAAAGAGACCAAGGCTGGTGAAGCAGCAACTGAGAACCCAGCTCCAGCCATGGAGCAGAGCAGTGCCTAG